The DNA sequence ATGGCCCACATGATAATTTTATCTATTGATAGAGTAGTAATGAATATAATCCATAGACAGCGCTTATTTGTGGTCCCCTTGCAACTAGCTGTTTTTTCGGGGACTAATGACCCATGTGTAGCATGGGCCATGGACATGGGCTTTGCACTCTTTCATTAGTGATGGCCCGTTTTGTCCTCATAGAAGAGAGGAGGGCTAAACCTGCCACAGTGCATGTTGGGTGTCACTGGTATTTTAGATATGAGTAACTGGGAAGTTTAGTGTTGACTGGTATTTTCTGTTCTTCTTTCAGGGGTCTATAAAGGTTGGCACTAGAACTGCTTCAATGAAGTATATCCAGCCAGAAGAGTGTGAAAGACGTGTTCATGTGAGTGAATAAAGAATCTTTAGTTCTTCATCTTCAAAAAGCAGTTTCTTCTGAATAATCAGAACACATTGATCTTGGATTGAACAGAGTAGATCTAAGTATTGGGCTTGCATTAATAGAAAACAGCAACAATAGTAACTTATAGTAGCTTATAGGAACAAgaaaactttgtaaataaagtaaAGAATAAAATATCTGTAAAGTAAAAGAGAACatgaaaaaatgctttttaaaatttatggcTCGTATTTACTCTTACTACAGGAATCAGATCACAAAGTACCTCAAATCCACGAGCCCCAATTGCCCATATCAGATGAACCTTTGGAAGAGGTGAAGATTAACCTGAATGGGTCCAGACCAAAGGGTCCGATTGAGCCCTTTTCCCATAGTCAGTGGCAGCGTAGCTCTGACCTCACTCCAGAGGCCTGGCAGCAGCAGGTGGACCAGCGGCTTCAACAGCATGATACGGAGCAACAGGCAGAGTCTTGGAACAACCGCAACCCTCCTCATCACCCCTCACAACAGTCTGACTCtgtatttaaagacagcaaGAGTATGCGAACTTCAGTTTGTTGTCCTTTGTATCTTGATATTGATGAATATGTTTTCAGTTAGGTGCTATTACAGATCAAGTAAAAAATTGTTGTCACTGTTACAGCCatgataataaaaaatgtgAAGTCCACAACAACAGTTGAGACTATCCTGAAAGCCTTGGATCCCTTTGCTTATTTGGATGAGAGAAATGTTCGTCTAGTGAAAGGCAAACCACCTGGATCAAAGTGCTTCTGCTTTGTTGACATGGACTCCCATGAGGTACTGCCAGATATCGCTCCTTTTCCATTCTTGTTGAGTTTGTAATGGGGTTACTTGTTCAGTATCCGGAACATACCATTGTTTCTTCTTTTGTAGCAAGTGACACGTCTGGTTGAACTCCTCACTAAACCCAGGCCCCTTTATATCGATGGAGTCAGAGTATATGCTGAGGTTGCAAAACCCCTGAAGAACCAAAAGTAAGTAACTGTGTTGCAAAGATTTTCAAATCAGACATGTTCACTAGAAAAATCcttatcttttgtttttgtttttttctttttggtttccCTTCAGTGTCAAAAAAGATGTTGAGAAATCAAACACTTCTATCCTTGGGTTTCCACCTGACGGCAGCATAATCGGGGTAAGTTGTGGTAATTATAAAAAAATTGTAGAAACTTGCATTTTTGAATGTTACACACAtgaagggttttgttttttgttttttattgggAGCTCCAAGCAGTGACCCCTTCTTCAGTTCAGTAGGCAAAGTGAATTTAAGTGCATAATTTCATTAAGATCATAACAGCTTAAAAGGGTTTCTAATATTATCTTTAATATTAGTTCTGTACAAATACTACTAAACTCCAGAGCTTTGATTTCTAATGATGTTAACGACTAAGGAGAACACAGAACTCCAAACAAACACCTGGTCGCCCAGGTTGAGGTGAGGTAGTTTGTCTGTGAGACTGCAGTACTCATCACTGAGCTACCATGCTGTGCTGTAAAGGGCAGTTACTGTTAAAAAGCGAAGAAGCATAGAGGAGAAAATAGAGGGCTAACAGGAGGGTGAAAGTTATATGAAGGTAAAGTAGTTGCACAGTGGGGGAGGATGTGAGGATGAGAAGGGAGGTGAAGAAAAGTGGAATGAGAGAAGGGAATGATTGAAAGTGAATAAGATGGATAAAGAGGCTAGAAGGAAGGAGGAGCAAGGGATACAAACAGGACTAAAGATTGTGTGGTTTGTTTGGGCATGTCTGTAGTGAGAACATCCAAAAGCAGCGTGGGAGGCGTGCATTATGAATGAACTTGTTTGAACATCTCTGCATGATGTCAGGGTGAAGACACATGACCAAAGGCTGTGTGCTCATCAActttacacatttttaatgtaaattataaagtcatatatttaaaaaagctcCCTATTATATTTGTATATCTtgtggtatttaaaaaaataaataaaataaaatgaaaagcatCACTAATTGACAAGTGCTGCCATGCATCATGATTTGTCAGCAATGAGTTACATTGACTTGATGTTTAGGTGTTATGCAAAAGTATGTGAACAGGTATTGACTGCTGTTCTGCATGTTTATCGAGGTGGTAGTAGTCCTGGGTTTTAATATCAAATATCTAAGTAATAAGAGTCAGCATTATTAAATGTGCAGTGCTCTCTAATTACTGAAGCTGAAGTGAATGATACAAACTCATAGATGAtctattttctttctgtgttttagcagcagcagcagtatcCACAACCTCCACAGTTCTTGCAGCCTCTGCAGCCACCTACTGGTGCTCTTACTGGAATGCAAGGTGACTCTTTCTCAGATACAGTCTAGTGTGTCTCTCCTGTTGGTtataattgttttgtttgtttgtttttttttcatttaaaaactatTGTTTCTCTTCAGGTGGTGCGATGTCTAATGCTGCGCCGCCATTAGACCCCAGCGGTACCCTGGTAGGTTGCATACCAAAAGGGCAAAGTTGCAAATATGCTGTCTGAAATGTGACCAtataactgtttttatttttcaacccCTCAAAGGGAATCGGCTATCTTGCACCTCCAACTGTGGATCCATCATACCAGTTGGCTGGAGCTCATGTGACCACAGAGTCTTCTGGGATGGCAGCTACCACAGACGGATCACAGGCCTACATTTATGGTTAGACGGTTTAAATGGGTCTTTTTTAGGATCATCTACCATCCAATGTATTTATGTTCATTCATTTGGTATGCTTCCTCCAGGAGCTGAGATTCCAGACACGTCTAGCTACTTGTATGATGCCACGTCAGGCTTCTACTACGATCCGGAGACGACGCTATACTACGATCCGAACTCCAGGGTGAGCCTCCACGCTGCCTAAAAAGTGCAAAGTTTAGTTAGTCAGTGAGATTAATGATTGCTGTGAAGAATGTGAATACGAGTTTGTATGTTGTAGATTTCACTGCATAATTAAAACATCTACCCAGTACCTCCCACTTCTTTTTGTGAATATTGATTGTTTAGATGATTAAAAATTATGACCCAATCATTAAGTAATAAGAAGATGCTTTGATTTCATTTAGCAGATTTTTAAGCAACCCCAAAGGGAATTTGAATagaagttttaatttttattctgtgtgtgtgtgtgtgtgtgtgtgtgtgtgtgtgtgtgtagtattTCTATAATGCTCAAACCCAGGAGTACTTGTACTGGGATGCTGTGTCAAAGACCTATGTCCCAGTCCCTGGAAGTAACTCTGCAGATAACCAACCTGTTACCATGACGGCTGAAGACCAGGCCATTCTTTCAAACCCAGCAGCAGATGCTCCTCTAGAAATGAAGAAGCCGTCAGTGTCACTTCAGGCTTCAACGGTTCCAGTACCAGTTCCCGTTTCAGCTGCCAGCTCAGCTCAGGAGCCCGGCTcagcttctgctgctgctctggacAAAGAAGGTGACGACTCTGCTAAAAAGGACAAAGAGAAGGATAAGGAGGAGAAGCCAAGAAGCCTAGCTGCTGTCAAGGTATCAGTTATGCAACAAATCTGCTGTGCATaatgttaaataaatgtgtgCAGGGGGCAAATAGATGAGAAATGTTTTGTTCCTATTTGCAGATAATGAAAGATATGGAGCGCTGGGCGAAGATCCAGAATCGTCAAAAGGAAACTGTGCGTGCTCCATCTCCTCTGCTGAAGACCGGAACAGACGACGATAAGAGGCAGTCTAAATCGGCCGATGCTGGTTTCGCTGTATTTGAAAGGAAGGTTAGGGACCCCCAAACATCATAATTGAGTCGACTCGATTTCACATGCAGGACTAACAGCTATtgctttctgctgttttgtAATCATTTTTCCTCTTATTCTGTCATCTGCAGATTGCAGGTGGAGATGATCTTTTTAAGAAGCCCCTTGCTCCTGCTAAGAAAGACGAGAAGTCAAAAGTAAGATTTCCTTCTGGGTCatatttttggtgttttggtTATTCTCAGTTTAACCTTCATCTGCTTCTATTTTCAGCGTCCAATGGGATCCCTGGGTATGCTGGCATCAGACTATGGAGCCGGAAGCGAtgaagaggtggaggaagaaaaggaggaggagacggTTAAAACCACTCAGAGCAGCCAGTCAAAAGAAAAGGACGacaaactgactgactggaAGAAGATGGCGTGTCTGTTGTGTAGAAGGCAGTTCCCCAACAAGGATGCTCTTATCCGTCACCAACAGCTTTCTGATCTGCACAAAGTACTACCCTCTGACTTGTCTATCATCAGTTATTGAAACTGATACTACAAATTTAGCCTCTAAAACTTGCATTGTTGTCTCCACAGCAAAATATGGAGATCCACCTTAAAATCAAGAGGTCAAAGAAGGAATTGGAGGCACTGGAGAACCAGGAAAGACAAGTAAGTGGACATGCGTGGAGTGGGAACGTTTGCAGAGGAGGGTATTGTGTGGATAATTCAGTAGACTAAGTAAAAGTGATTGTGTCCTCTACAGCTGAGTGCCAGAGAAGCACCCAAATCACcagaacagaaaagaagaaaacaccaTCACTCACAACCACAGCATCAAAACACCTGGGCTGGGAGCTCCAGGTAGAGGCATtaacaaaatgtgtttattgtgaCTAAAATGGGAAACAAAGTAAATATTACGAGatttcaaaagaaaacaaaaaaaaaagttaaagcaTGCTTCTGCTCATATTTGCCTAACAGTTTTTCGTGTGTTTAGGGAAATGAATAAAGTCAGCGAGAGACCTGGTTTAGGAGCGGAACCTGTCGCGGTAAGTGCTGGGTTTCATTTGATTGATTTTAGCATTATGAGAGGTTTTTGTTATCTGGACAGCttattgagtttttttttttttgttctttttttttcttttttagccaaGGAAGAAGAAGGAGCCTGTCGTTTGGGACCATGCCACCTACAAACAAGCAGTACGCAAGGCCATGTTTGCACGGTTCAAGGAACTTGAGTGATCTCATCTGAACACATCTTCTGTTTGATAtgtgaaatgttaaaaacatgCCATGGCGTGAGAGATCCGTACAAATGCCTTTGGACATTATTACTCTGTAGATCCACATTTTTGTACACTGAACACTGACAGATAATGAGATCTTAAAAATACATTGCAAGGCTTCAATGGAGCTTAAAACCCCACACAAAAAACTCTATGGATTTTTGTATATGAAGTGTTAATACAGTTGATTTGAATactttttgccctttttcccccaCTTTTTTTTGTGGCCTgtatgtatatttgtgaatgtgtctagattgtctttttctctccccgcccttttaaagaaatgtcactATGGCCACCgttttgtctttaaaatgaaCGATTTTTTTACACTCTAATTTGAATGGTTAAAATTATTATATATGTGCatattttaagtaaaaaaaaaaaaaagaaagaaagaaagaaattaaccTCGTGTTTCTGTGTCCGTCGACGTTCATGTCAGCTGCACACACATCTCCTGACCACTAGGTGGCAGTGTGATGCCGTGTTATGTTGGTGTGACCACTGGTGTATTCAGTTGAGATAATTGAATCAAGTAAGAATGCGTTTGATGTCTTCACCAACTTGAAGACAGCCGAAGGTCTCAAGTGGATGTGCATATTTCTAATTATGGATGCTGGTGAAGACCAGCCCTGACAAATTGTTTTATTCATTACAGTAAGTCTTGATTGTAGTTTTAATGTTTGCAATTTGCAGAACCCAGAACATCACCATCTCTCCTTTTATTGAGTTTAACTAAGACCTACAGTGGTGGTTCAGCGCCTGTAGAGGATTGCATGATGTGCTGGCATACCAGCTACTCTGAGAACAGGGAGCGTGAGGAGCTGCAATCAGTGTGacaaacagcagatacagcaggAGGGAGCCAACATCTTATCACGTGTGCAAGAGCAGTCATGCCTTTTACTTTATGCTTAGTTTAGGGCCATAACTTGCCTAACTGGAAGAATTAATCcagtttgtttttgcacccGTATCTTAACAGCCAGCAGGTAAAGTAGATACAGTTAAACTTACAAATCCACATAGTTAAGTGTAAACCTGATTTTGTTACttggaaacaaaaacatcaggtgttttttgttttttttggtttattttgcgCTCATTTTTGCTCGGcaattaaaataatattaataatactacagaaacacacttttaataaaatacagttttcatCGCCACTCTGCAGAAACATCTGTAGAAATGTGGAGTCAAATTAAAGCCTCCATTGCTCTTTTGTGTTCCAAAAGCAAAGCGGTAGGTCTTTATTTGTACTCCTGTCTAATTTACTTTCTTTAATGTGCGCAGCTTGACaacttttctgttttgcttAATCTACCAAATGTAGACTAACAGTAATATAATGTGACAGCTATCAGGATTTTCCACATTTCCCACATACCAAGTTATTAAGAAGGGGGAAATTGTATGAAATGTttactgaatattatgtaaTACGTTTGCTCAAATGTCACATTTTATGCAGCAAAAAAATCTTTATGCTCCGCCATATACAAAATAACCTAAAATGAAAGTATATTTTAGCAAAATACAATGTAAAGATGAATAACATACTCTACCATAACAAAAGCATGTACTGTGCAGccctttgtttttaaagcatttttgtgGTCACTGTAAGTCTCTGTCCTTGGGAAAGGGACAGCTTGTGTGTCAGATAAAATCAAGCATTTGATCATATATTAAGACACTGAAAGGTCCTAAAATTACTTCCATATTTTCAGGGATTTTTCTACCCTGCTAGCCTGCTGGTATGTTTAAATTAACTTGTATTTTGATTTAATCGTAGGTCACTGTATCTTCAGGCATCAATCAAATGAATACATTTTGAGCGGAGTTGGAGCCGTGATCTTTGTATTTCCATGTAAATAGGAGTTTTATTTCCAAGATTCCTATTGATTTGGGTTTCATGTTCTTCAGTGACATAATTTTTAGACCTGTAAACTAtaagttaaataaaatgtgtgatTGTACAGTCAGAGTAGAAATTTAGGAAATTTGAAAATGCTGCTTTTACCATTCAGTCCAGTTCCTGTATAATACTATTGTATAACAGTGTCAACAATATCAGTAGGTGTTTATACTGTGAGTCATGCACTCAAATAAATACACTGGGTGAGGGATTATCTAGCATTTTATCTCCCCTCACTGTCCCAAAGGGCTAAAGGGAGGCGTTTTGAGAAGGTATCTGTggccattttcatttttttgtggaCTCATTTCCATTTCTCTTTTCTCAATTCTGTCACAAGACCCCAAAGACACCCCCAGCTCCCAGTGACAGATGCCATCATTATCCAGTCCTAATGGTCTACGGAATGAAAATTAATGTGCAGTTAGTCTGTGAGGATGAGAGGCCAAATAGAGAGGTAGCGCAGGGGGAACTGTCACGTTAGTATCCCCCGTGTGCGTGTGAAGGAGAGCTTTCAGACATTGTGGATGGCAGTAAAAAGTGGACAGGGGGGCCAATTATCCCAGCTTGACGCCTTTTAGCAGCAGGCAGGTGGAGCCGGAGCGGCAGTCTGGGGACACGGCACAAGAAGATACAGTCAGCAGGATTCTCAGATGTTGAAATGTGCTGTCAGACTACAGGGGTgagaagaggagggagaaacaTCATTTGGTTGCTTTTATTGGTGGTCTGACACTAAGCTGTTGCAGATGTGGAAATATTCTAAATGCAAAAAGATGCTAAAAAATTggatatatttacattttgctaATTTTTTGCCCCGGTATTTACACCCTTGCATCGAAAGGTAATTCACACCACATcactttgtttttccattttgcttttccctCTTCAAAGAGCCCCAGAAACATAACCCACATAGCATTATTAAAGATGGAATGGATTTACAATATGGTAACATGTAGGATGACTGTGTGGTCATCTCAGATCTCGTCTCTGTCCGTTATGACAAATGATCAAAAGCATATCCCACGCAGAAAGAGTCCCTTAAGGAGTAGCATGTGTCTGTGGTCACCCCGTGCAAACAAAGAAACTAAACCACTGCAAGTTCATAGGAAAATCATTCTTGTCTGAGCAGTTTCCCCATCTGGTTTGGTCTTTCAAGTGTAAGTTGGGAAATTGTCTGTTATTGATTGTTAATCCACAACATTATCTTGAAAATGTCCTCATAATTGCGAGTTGAGGGACATACTTCAGAGCGCGGCTCATGCTGAGAAATTTTGGACCCTTGCTCAGAGCAGAACGAGACCCACTGGCAGACCTGTCAGTGAGAACATTACAGACATTTGGAAATGATGTCATGGTCCTGCACTCCAACTCCAACTGACAGAGAAATGACAGAAGTGATAGCACTAAATTAATACAGAAAACAACCAGTTGGAACATTTCCCTCTATTTTCATAGCCTGTTTTGACTTCTCTTCCAAGTTTTGTATAATTTACAGTTGTCTCATTTAATTATCACTCAGGAGGTTTTGGCATAAGCGCTTCTCATCTTTATTGCCACGTTGCTTTTCTAGGCGCACTCTGCATTAACACTGCTTGGGAGAACTGTACGAGATTTACGAAGCTCATCTGAGCGTTTCAGATTCAGATGTGATTCAAAAAGTCAAAAGCAGCCCTGCgtcatttttatattaatcATCAACAAGAGTGGCAGTTGCTTTGAATGCTCTGTGACTCACTGTTGTCTCCTGACAGTTAAACTTAATTTCATTGCCTGAGGTAGTGTGGATGAATTTGATTAAAAGAAACggggaaaaataaataaccaaAAAGCCTTAAatcctctgtttttttgttttgtgttgttgttttgtttttttttacatggttTCAAATTAAAACTCTGTTATAAAATTGTGTGCCAAATGGATTGGCAAACCTAATGGTAAAGGACAACATGATGATCTTGTGAGTATCTTTCCCAACTATTGTTTTTTATCTTGACCAACAATGTGCTCATGAACACACTAACCATATGAGAATTTATGTTAATTGTATTGGGGGTGGGGATCAGGAGGGTTCTTATATGAAAGCTGAATGTGCATAATAAGGAAGTGTCTATATTAGCTGCAGGCAgcagaataatcccctcaccacaaaagcaataaaaaagtaattatcTAATTGTATGTTCAGTCCTCACAAGATTAGATTTACATGCTAGAGTGCTGAGGGTTTCTTCGTCTGTCCTCAGGTGCTACCATATGTCGAAACATCTTTAACTCATGTCTTGTCTCATAAGGTGCATTAGTGTGGCTATTACATGTTAAGAGGGGACTTCTTTAACCTATTTCACCAGTCATCTGAGTACTTAAgaggaaaaaatattaaaagcaggacaaaataaaaaaaaattcaactcATCTACTGGAAGAATTGTCTTGTTTCAGCACAAAGCCTTCTTCCGTTCCTCATGGGAAGTCAAGCcttaaataaaaccaaaactaataagactttttttttagctcttaaaaccagccactttattaggtacaaaATCCTAGTCCTTGGTTGGAGGCCtttttgctttcagaactgtTTTAATTCAATGAGCATCACACACTTGCTGCTAatttgtcggctgcacatccatgatgcaattCTTTCATTCTGTCACATCCTAAAGgtgttggactgagatctggtgactgtggaggctatTTGAGTACAATGAATTTGTTgtaatgttcaagaaaccagtttaggATGTTCTGAGCTTTGTGGTGTGgtcatggtgtgttatcctgctggaagcagctgtCAGAAGATGGTCATAAAGGGAAGTTTGTGGTCAATACTCAGGTAGACTTAGGCTTTCAAACAAAGATCAGCTGGTATTTTTGGTTTGAGGCAGGATAAATTCTTTCATGCTGATTGCGACAAATTCTGACCCTCTATCCAAATTTTACAGAAGAAATTGAGACTCAGCGACTCACTGTTTTTCTAATCTTCTGCTGTCCAATTTTGCCTGTGCCAATTGTAGCCCCAGTTTCCTGTTGTTAGCTAACAGGAGTTCTCTAAACCCTAGAGATCAGAGATCACACCTGATATCTAGAAGATCAACCCAAGACATCAGCAGCttctaaaatactcagaccagtccAGAAACAATGCCACATTCAAAATCATGTAAAagttcttccccattctgatgctcggtttgaaAATCAGCAAGTCGTCTTGGCCATGTCTACATGACTCACTATGTTCAGCTGCTGCCATGCGACTGGCTGGTTAGGCATTAACAAGAAGTTAAAAAGGTGTACCTGACAGTGTGCCTGTACACAGCATTTTAATGAGATTCATAATTACAGTGTGGAGTAGTATGTGCCCATATATCACCGAAAAGAGCTTTTTCCCAGACAagtgctttttttaatgaataaattCTTTCACATGATTTCCATAAAATACTTTTCCCCCATGGTTTTTATCAAAACTTAAAGCTACCATTATTTCAGTTACTTGCTAACCTAAAAAAATCTACAAATTTACTAAAATGCGAGTAAAGAATAAAACTCCAAAGCTAGGTAAGACAAGCGGTATGTAAGAAGTCTTTAAGGATTCAAGTGAGCTGGCCCTTCCTTGGTTTCAAATTCTGTGTGACTAATAAGGTTCCTCATGGTCATCAAGTCCAGGCACTcagatatttatattttcatcttCATATATTATTAATGTcctgtttaatttttaatataatatCAGCTTGAGTGAGCAAAGGGCTGAGGGCAACATGAGGCCTGGGGtggaaaaaataatataatttattagcTGACTGGAAAGTTGGCCCTACACCCTATTATAACTAATGTCAATATGAtgattttttcatttgttatgGCCATACCTGGCAATAATGTTGTCAGGATGTTGCTATAATAATGATTGCACTTGGGAATATGTTTAATGAGCTTAGCATATGGATTATTTCAGGTCAGTTCCCTGCCTCAGTTTATTATTGCTATTCACAGTAAGTGGAAATAGCTGTCAGTGCAATCAGCCATTACTACTATACTGTGCACGACAGTTTTACTACTAGTAGTCCATTCTGACACCATATTAGTAGCGTTCTCTATATTATCtccttctcacacacacacacaactccaTTATGTTCCCCCTTCATCTGAATTAATGTGCTATACAGTTGCAGTGATGCACACTTGCAGCAAAATTACAGTTAATGTATAAACTTATGCTGCCACAAggggaaaaacacacatcataacgcagcttccttttctttctttctttctttctttgcagtTTGAGAATTAACCTGCTAGTCATTTTGTCTAACAGGTATGATTTACCATCTTTGTATTTCACACTGTTGCTGCACGTTCCAGACAGGTCAGACTCTCCCACGTTATAAATGTTGCGTGAGCTCTTTCATTAAATTGCACTCTGAGAAAAAAGTAGTCCATGTTCAAGACGGGCTAAATGTACTTGCAGCATGTTCAATCAAGACCACTACGTTCATTTTGTATGCCTGAAGTCCACTGCCAAACATTACAGTGGGTGCTCACAGCCTCACCCCTCCTCTGGATGCCCTGTCTCGCTATTGTACCACATACCAAATAAAGCTTCTTCAACATATTTCTGAAACCTTGTAGGTGAGAATGACAATCCCCTGCTGCTACTATACCTGTAAATGTTTTTTAGGCTTTTACATAGCACGTATGCACTGGAACTGCTGAAGCAAAGATCGAGGTTGCAGACCCCCGATGACAGAAACATGGCTTTGCTCCTCAGCCTAACTGTGTTTTGGGGCCCTGTAAATGTGCACTGAATCAGAAGGTGCTGAAAAGTGCTCGCAACACCAGCTCTTTACCCCAAACTACAGTTCTACTTAGTCTTCCCTCTATGGAGGAAACCAGAGGACACATGGTTAGTTTCATCAGCAGTAGGTTTACATTAGCTTTCTCCAACTGATAACATGATCAGCAAAGTGTTGTACAACAGATGGAGACGCAGTGCTGCTGCTTTTTCTCATTCCCCCCAACTTGATCTATGCTAAGCTGGCTGCAGGATATTTCCATTACTGTTCTTGGCTTTACAACATTCGTGGCATTTCTATACAACAGCTTTGTTGAAACACAATCACCTGTGCTTGTGCCAATTTCTGGAAGGAAAACGACTGTACAAATCATTCACTGTCCTGGAGGCACAAACCAGTACAGTAACATTACCTGCCACATCACGACTGTCAGCTTTGAGGGATTATAGCAGTCTGTAATGTTGCCTATGCTCTTACACAAATGAGAATGGATGGAGCTGGTGGGAAACATGCAAATGTTATTATCTA is a window from the Pelmatolapia mariae isolate MD_Pm_ZW linkage group LG5, Pm_UMD_F_2, whole genome shotgun sequence genome containing:
- the rbm6 gene encoding RNA-binding protein 6, with the translated sequence MWDGPGQGPRGGPPFRGDHRGEMFGGRDRPMPDYRGRDGMNIGHMGPRPLDLPPMEMRRMDGPPMRGRDMDPHDMRGREPNREFFRPGEEPDFSLRRHYENSIRDKLMNSSGLPGPSRNSVDMGGRGMPPRETNRFMDMREREPFHYDMPRFSNPNVDGRRGFPMDQMERKDGFIDMHDRPPMGIGEAGRYDMDMAASDRRMMDTDRRGGPPFNARGGFDSDMDFRNRPGPSAEFRGRDRSPLRFGNNDVPPQNRGRPDIPPDVGPPRSDFMGAVDTIRKREYSEQSNSPLMDYRSGEEMTLAEEWKNRRKDSNSFFNKGMGGVPEPSLPVGFGRDVNIRDPPGFNERDRPSVDFPRKDLGFPHGDRFPPMGLSPIGSKGPQDHPLPEISPLAGPQGRENEGKHWLGERDPKHIHNKSNCDERPPLEKNHPLHEIQEPTDRFKGMKDIPPNQGPGRGKLGPEQDFPSSSTIQARDQDYRDIDYRTGSGGVFDYKHEELQAPEKLLKESKPISPSKFSDSGSKDQDYRSASMEDNVSNTISVTGIPKTATMEQILGAFAARDGVPMQGMKIKKVVPGYSYDTAYVEFLNLEDAVHFMESNKGSIKVGTRTASMKYIQPEECERRVHESDHKVPQIHEPQLPISDEPLEEVKINLNGSRPKGPIEPFSHSQWQRSSDLTPEAWQQQVDQRLQQHDTEQQAESWNNRNPPHHPSQQSDSVFKDSKTMIIKNVKSTTTVETILKALDPFAYLDERNVRLVKGKPPGSKCFCFVDMDSHEQVTRLVELLTKPRPLYIDGVRVYAEVAKPLKNQNVKKDVEKSNTSILGFPPDGSIIGQQQQYPQPPQFLQPLQPPTGALTGMQGGAMSNAAPPLDPSGTLGIGYLAPPTVDPSYQLAGAHVTTESSGMAATTDGSQAYIYGAEIPDTSSYLYDATSGFYYDPETTLYYDPNSRYFYNAQTQEYLYWDAVSKTYVPVPGSNSADNQPVTMTAEDQAILSNPAADAPLEMKKPSVSLQASTVPVPVPVSAASSAQEPGSASAAALDKEGDDSAKKDKEKDKEEKPRSLAAVKIMKDMERWAKIQNRQKETVRAPSPLLKTGTDDDKRQSKSADAGFAVFERKIAGGDDLFKKPLAPAKKDEKSKRPMGSLGMLASDYGAGSDEEVEEEKEEETVKTTQSSQSKEKDDKLTDWKKMACLLCRRQFPNKDALIRHQQLSDLHKQNMEIHLKIKRSKKELEALENQERQLSAREAPKSPEQKRRKHHHSQPQHQNTWAGSSREMNKVSERPGLGAEPVAPRKKKEPVVWDHATYKQAVRKAMFARFKELE